In Gadus morhua chromosome 9, gadMor3.0, whole genome shotgun sequence, the sequence ACGTTTTGCTCTTGGAGATAATCTTGTTGCTCACAACATCGTCCCTGACTGAAGAGAGCACTGCATAATCGCTCGGGCCCTCTGGTTTCTTTTGCGATGAAGGGCTCTCGCTCTTGTTGAGACGAAACTTCTTTTTCGTCTTTGCGTCAACATCAAGATTCTCACGCGTGGCAGGAGAGCAGATTCTCTGCGAGCTACAGGGAGACTTCAtctctttccttttcttttgctGTCTCAGAGACTCCCTGTCCTCGATTAAGTCTGAGCCATTTGATGACCCTTTGATGGTCTGAGTTGGTTCCGATGGCCTCGTCGTGCTGGTTCTACAGCCTTCATTGGTTTTCATCAGGGACGCTTTGTCTTTCGTCGGACTGCTTGCTTGCGGCTCAGTACTGTTTGATAGATTGTCCTGCCTCCCGTCATTGCTGCCGTTAGGCTTGTACGATTCTTTCCCCTGGCTATCGTCTCTCTGTTGATCTATGTGAGACTTTTCTGAGGTCTGGTTGTTTGCTACAGATGGATTTCTTGTTGAACCGGGCAAATCCTCGCTGGATGCGACCGAACACCTACTCTCTGATGCTTTCTCCCTGGCGTCGGCTGTGCCGCTGTCAGCTGAGGGGGGCTTTTCTCTCCCCCGCTCTTGTCCAACGTCACTGTTCTCTTTAGAGGCTAACCGCCGAGATGTTGCCTCTGCCGGGATACCCgccacctcgtcctcctcctccttaacaTCGCATAATTCAGAAGCGGGTCTTTCACAACCCTCTTTCACTGGCAGCGCTGGCAACATGCTGGGATATCTTTCCTCTTTCTGGGGTGATTCCGATTCTGATGATTCATTGTGAAAGGAACATTGATCGAGTTCCCCAAAGGGGTCTGGATATTCCTCAACATCGTCCTCCGTTTTAACACTCGTACTCTGTGGGTCGTTGCGATAGACGTTGGTGCTCGTCTGTGTGGAGTCGTCAGCCACGGTTACGTTTGATTTTGAAGACGGCGTTTCAGAACTTGGGTTCAAGTGCAGGGAGCCAACGCTGGCTATCCCACTGTCTGAGCTGTTTTCTTGCATACACTCGCTCATGATTTTCCTCTTCTTGCCTGGGGGGAAGTCTGACGTCACGTTGTCTTTAGAGGTAGCCGCTTTCACAGGTCTAAGCACCCCTTTGAACTTGAAAATCTTGTTTCCCCCCAACAGATGTTTTTCCATGTGACGGTCAAACTGCTCCTTTTTAGAAAAGGTGTAGTTGCATGTGCTGCAAATGAAGGATTTCTTGATCACGTGCATGACATCAGCACAGAGCTCACAGGTGTAGAGGGTTGTATGTTTTGACTCGAAGTCTTCCATCTCCTCGTGCACCGTCTTTAGGTGGTCTTTTAGTTCTTGGGCCTCCTGGTATGAAACTGGACATTTATGACATAGGAAGATCTTCTCCAAGTTGTGAACCACCAGATGTCTCTGGAGCTTGAATGGCTTAGGGAACTGTTTCCCGCAGTGATGGCAGTCTCTGGAGGGATCTTTGCAGTTAGGATGCATCTCAACATTTCTAGGCGTGTCTGTTTTGTGGACGACCTCGACTGGCTTCTCACTGGTTCCGTTACTGTTTTTGCTTTTCTGAACTTTGGGTTCCACTCTCTCGGCAGCAGCAgtcttcccctcccccaccggCATGTCAGGAACTGCTGGTTTCTCTTGAGCCTTTTGGACTTTGGTGGATTCTTTGTTGGCTTTGGAAGGCCGGTGTTGCATGATTGAGGTGATGAAGTTCTTCACAGCCGTCTCCTGCATGAGGGTGCCTGGAATACCTAGCATCGACCCCTGTGTTTGGCCCTTCCGGGCAAACTGGGTGGCATGCTCGCGCAAGTGTTCATTGTACATCCAGACATCGGATATCTCTTTCAGGCACATCCCACATGTCCAGATGCCCGCTTTGTTCTTGGCATGTTTCTCTCTCAAGTGGTCTCTCAGTTGCTCCCTGGAGCTGAACTTACGCTGGACACACATATAGCAGGTGGGCGGCGGGGAGGGGTTGTGCGAGAGCTTATGGAAGTTCAGCTCACCCAGTGTGAGGAACCAGGTGAAGCACACCTTGCACTTGTACTCCTTTTCCTTCACCTTTAGGCTTCCATCCTGACGCTTCCTGCCTCTGCGTTCTGTTGGTTTCTTGGatttctctgtgtctttgttctCTGGGTCAGGTGCTGCTATGGGAGGACCCACAGTGATGTCTTTACTAGACTCAAAGAACTGGATCTCAGGCAGCTGAAATGTGGTCTTGATATTCTGAATGTCAATGCTGTGGAAATTGGGAACATTGTCTGTGACACTTGGTTCTGGAGGATGGGGGGCCTGAGGAGGCTTCACAGAGCATTGTGTGGTCTGCACATCTTCTTTGGATTTGATTGGGTCAGAAGATACCTTTTGCTCAGCAGGTAGACTTGCATTGTCGCTCAAGCTGCTCCTTTCCACTAAGGATTTATCAATAGAGCCTTCGATTGGACTTAAGTGGTTGCTGACAGGCTTCTGGTGATTATCAGGGATTTTTTCATGATCACTGACACTTTGATTGATTTCTGACGCCGTCTTGGGATCCCCCTTCAAGGAGCTGTTGTGGCACATATTCAACATGATGGCATCATCAATAGATATTGTCTCATATTCACAGTGGTTTCTTTGACTGTTGTTCAATGTTTTGTCAGTTTGATTGTCAGCGCATTGGTCTTGAGAAGGAGGGCAGTCTTGTAGCGTATGTGTATCAGGGGAGAGCTTCTGTCTTTTGTTCTTCTTGCTGTAAACTCGAGGAGGCTTTTTCCTCTTTGTGTCCTCGTCTCTGGGGAAGAGCTGTGAAAATGTGGCATCGTCGTCGAGAAAACCTTTAACCGGGGCGGAGAGAGGGTCATCTGCTTCCTCTGAAGGAGCTCTTGTTTTCTCACATTCTAACTTGACTAACACTGTTTGAAGTACTTCCTGTGCAACTTTCTTCTCTGGGACTTCTTTATTTTCttgaatttttttcttttcttcaacCACATCTACATTCACACTTAGTTCACAAGATTCTTCAGTCGTCTCCTTGTGTGGAGGTCCACAATCCTCTCTAATGTCCTTAGATGATTCTTCTCCATTGACCGTCTCATTCAAACTTCTGCATTCCAGTCCGTCAGTGTCAGTTTTGTTTAGCTTTACTTTGCTTATTTCATTTGAGAGATTTGCATCTTTTGTGGGATTTTTGGTTAGGCTATCCAAGCCACAGTTTGAGGCAACACAGTTTGGAAACTCTTGAGTTTCAGTAATTGTCTTGTTTAGcagattgtttatttttatttgggctTCAGATGACTCAGAGAGCTCTTGAATTCCATGGTTTTGGAATTCAGGAGTTATCGCTtgtaaaatgtctgttttcaaTATTTTCAGAAGCTCATCTGAGAAAGAGTCTGTCTGGTCGCTTACTTCGCTGTTTTTGTTCTTCCTGGCTTTGTACATTTTCTTTACCTTTGTAGACAGGGAAGGCTTATGGTTGGTTATTTCATCTGCTGCCAGTGTAACAGCTGACTCCGGTGCCTTATGCTCTATGATCATATCTGACTCTGACGTATTCAATGGGATTACAGCATCATTTATCTCAGTATGGAGACTTTTAGACAGTCCATGTATTTTGTTCTGGAAGCACCGTTGTGAATTATCTTTGAGGCGCTTCTCGGTAGTTGATGGTGGTTTGGAACTGAGAATATTCCTCTGATGATTTGGAATGTCCAGGATAATGTTTTTGTCTGCTTTGACTGAATGTTTCATTGCCTTGTGTCTTTTTAACCCTGGGACTGTCCTGAAGCACATGGAACAGATGTCACAGAGTGCTTTCCCCTGTTGCATGTTGCTCCTCTCATCTGCCATTTTTGGCGAGGCATCCCCTTGTAGATGGTTGACTATGGTTTTTTGAAGTTTGTTCTCTATTGCTAGTTGTTTTTGTAAAGCATCCACCTTTTCACAGATGATCAGGGGCTTCAAGGCGAACAAGCCGTCCGATGTGTCTTCTCTGTGGTATTTTGTTGCGGTTTCTTGCATACACAGAGCGCTATCATCACCTGATCCAGCTTGACTCATGACGTCGACGTTGACAGGATCAATGGATTTGACCGTGTTATGGTCAACTTCCACAGTTGTATTGACATCGCTTGAGGAATCTGTGCATTTATTGTGAGGGGGAAAATCCAATGCAATGCAAGGATATTTAAGACATTGGCTGTCATCGCTGCCCTGAGGTTCGTCTGGTAAAATCAGTTGAGCTTGTGAATCTGTCTTTGATGGCTCTTCTGTTCCTTCGTCTGGTGTGTTTTTGATGGACATCAGTGCTGGGTCAATCCTGAGCTCACACGGTTCACCAATCTTTCTGGGACTCTGGACCATCTCTTTATCCTCTGCATCATTCTCTGGTGATATAGGGATGTAGTCATAATGCTTGAGCTGTGGGGGGTCATTTGAGATGCAATTGTAGTCCAGGGGGCTGAGTCTAAAATCATACAAAGTGTCGTCCCTCTTTGTAACATCATCTGATGCCTCGGGTGGATCTGCCACGGTGCTCGGCGGAAGTGGTTCGGCAGAGCTGGTTTCATCGCTCAACGTTTTACACCCGTTAATCCCAAGATCCAAATGAGGGGGACTAATTAAAGTATACTCCATCTCTGCTGCTGTGGTCAATGGCTGGTCGATGTCCTCTGCCTCATCGATGTGTTCAGTTTCCCCTTTGCTGCTTGGGAATGGTGAAGAAGGTGTGTTTGGAAGTGGTTCTTGCTCGATGGTTGTACTGTCACAATTGCTTTGTGACTGACATGTATTCTCTTGCATTTCCACATTTTCCAAGGACGGTACTGGAGAAATTGGAATGATGGGAAGATTGGCAGGTGAAGCAGGATATGAGGTACATTGAATATGTTCTGCATCCATATTCCTGCTGCAGGGTGAACTTTTGAGGCTTGCCACGAGATCTTCTTGTGGAAGTTGTGCCCCGCTGTCTTCGACAGTCGGAAGCTCTTCTACTTGCTCCTGAATACTGTTGGATTGAACATCCGATTTAGTTTGTGGGGGATTCACTTTACAATAATCTGGACCCTTCTGGATGTCGCTAAACTGTGGCTGCATCATCAACATACTACTTTCTCCCTCGGTGGTTGGAGCTTCTGGGCTGTTTCTACCCTGGCATTCTGCGTTGGTTTCCATCAATATTGGGCTGTAAAGTTTTTCTGTGGTCACTACCTCCAGGGGACTTTCGGCTGCAAGAACAGCACTGTACATCTCGGTGTGGCTGTAGTTTTGATGGGCAACATGACCAACAAAATCCTCTTGTTTTGTGATGGTGGTCTGCATGTTGCTATCCTCTTGTAGATGTTCAGAAGTACCCAGTCCCTGTTGCTCAGCAAAGGTTGAATACAGATGAGCACTGTCAGCATGGAACTCAGAAGCCCTCTGTAGCAAGCTTGTTTCCTTCACATCCTCGATATTCTCACTCAGCTCTTTTTCGGCATCAGCAGCATTGTCTGCTGAGGGGGAATGGGCATCTGAGTCACTAGTGATTCCCTTAActgcctcttcttcctcctcttgacTGTCTATGGCGGAGTGTTTGTCATCGTCCATATTGCTTTTGAAGAGTTTATTTAGATTGTCCAATGCATTACTGTTCGCACAAGTCCCCTGCACCACATCAgaaccctccatctctcctgaaCCATAGGCAGACTCCATGGTGTTGCTGTCAAGCGTAATATCTTTCTGAAGGGATACATCATCTGTGTTGGCCCCATTATTATTGCTCTCTAAGGGTTCACTTGACTGCAGCACAATCGGGCGGATTCCATCAGCAATGGGCTCAGTGGTgttggacagagacagagactgtgACTCATTCAGAATGAATTCAATAGCCTGTTTTTGCTCAATGATATTTGGAGACATTAATATATTGTCCGTCTCTGTAATGACTTCCCCCTCGCTGTGATCTTCTCTGTCTATTGCATCAGATAGTTGACATTCAATTTCTGGATCAAGTTGGCCTTTGCGTGGGCTGACATTCATCTCCTGTTTTTCCGATATAATGGATTCTTCTTTGAAAATAGAGTCTGAAATCACCTCCAGGCTTTTAATAAGATTCTCGGTGTATCTTTTCTCTTCCAGAATTTCTTCCTTTGTTTCTGTAAGAGTTTTTTCTTTGTCACAGTTTGTGTGTTCAGCTGTGTGCTCGCTGATTTGTAACAATGCTGATTCATTCTGTGTTGAATGTACACTTGTACCTATATCCGTCACCTCGTCTTCCCTTTCGCTGAAATGTTCAAGAGGCCCCGGCTCATTGTGTGTCGGAGTATTTTGGTCCACCTCAATCAGGTCAAACTGGAATGGACTAGACCACGGTAGAACCTGGTCGGTAAAATGTTCGGATGAGAGACTGCTGACCGGCACGCTCAAGGATTGCACAGGACAGTGAATATCCAGACCGGTGCCATCATTGTCAGAATCATCGATCAGCCGGAGGGGAGAGAACTTGCTCATTTGCAGATGTTTTCGGGTGTTTTCGGGGAGCAGTGCCGGACTCTGTATCTTCGTCGTCTGTAGCTGGTTCTCAAGTTCACTCACAATTCTCTTAATCTCGAGCTCGTCTTCTGACGCACAGCTGTTTAGATTTGCACTGTAGTCCATGATTTTATCTGGCAGAGATAAAGGAACGTGATTAAAATCAGATTTATTTTCATTGGATTTCACTTCGTCTCCCTTGTACTGAGAAATCTCCTCTGGTAGCACTGGACTGACATCCACCATAAGGCTCCACTCTCGTTGTTccaaaaagggagagaaagaggaatcAAAAGCTTCCTTCTTATCAAGTGTGTTTTCTATTGAGCTGAACCCCTCTTTCTGCAAAGGGATGTCTGAATAAAGACTGTTATCAAACCCTGCCACCGTCAGGTCCCCAAACACAGATGATGTGTCAAACGACAGTGGGGACTTCATCAGTCCGTTGTCCTGATCAAGAGGATAAGGCATGAGGTGAGATGTGTCTTTTTGTAGTAATGAATCGTGGCTTTCGGGTGGAGAGAGGCACACGTCATCCATGAAGGAACTGCAAAGAGATGGAGGCTTGGGGGCAAAGTCCTTCCCTAATGCAACTGCATCTTCCTCCTTGCAGATATCCTCACTGTGCTTATCAAAAAAGTCAGTGTTTGTAAACTTTGCTTGTGTTGCCTCTTGCCCCGGGCTATCGTTTATTTTGCATGTTGCTATGCCCTCTgagcctctctccttctcatgaTTCAAATCCTCTTTGTTGACAGTGACGGATTGCGGCGAGTCAAGCTGTAGTTGCTCAATATGAGCATGACAAGATTGGGCCGTCAAGCCGTCTTTGTGAGTTTCGTCTGTTCTCTGTGATGTGTTCATGTCATAACTAAATGTGCCGATTTCTCTGCTATGTGACTCTGACTTCGATATCGTAAGTGGgtttttacatttctcatgGTTCTTGAGTGCATTATTTGCTTTGGATGATAATGACGACATATCAGCAATATCTGGGCTTGAATGAGAGCTCTTGAGGATCTTTGAACCGTCTTTGACAGAAGAATGACCAGACTGATCTGCATTCTCCATTTTGGAAGATTTAGTGAAGGACAGTGCTGCAGATGTGCGGGTCTTGTCGTACGACTTGTGCGGCGATGATCCCCTCTGCTCCGGAAACTCTTTCGTCTGCATCTCCGTCCTCTTCTCACAGTCTGAGTCGGTGCGGTCAGTGCTTTTGGGACTGCTGACGTTGTCGCTAGAAACGCTCACAGATGTACTGAGGTCGCTGCTGGTGGAGGACCTGCTGTCCCGCCTCCTGACCTTCTGATGGGAACCATATTTCTCAGGTTGGAGGGACACCGCTTCACTCTTCTTCACTTCAAAGCATTCTTTGGACTCATGTCTCCATGCGgcctgctccctctcccccctagcCCTCCATTTGCTCTCCTTAGTGTACGTGTATTTACACCGACTGCTTTGGCTGAGACGGCCCTGGGTCGCAATTTTCACGGGTTCACATTCGTCATCTGCGTCCGACACATAATCATACTCTCCAAAGGCTGGGTTCTGCACGCTGGGAGTGACTTTGTCCATGACAAGAGAGAACTGAAGGTTTTTGGTTCCTTTAACGTGGAGCTTATGAAGCTTGTTCTTCTGTTGAACTATCTTGTGAATAAGCTCCTTGCTCCAAGTGCCACCACTGCTTCTTTTTCGTTTATTCTCTTTGATGGCTTTGGTTGTTGGTGGAGATGTTTGGGTTGCAGTGGATGGCtgggattgtgtttgtgtggatgctcTGGACACCGAGCTGTCCTGAAAACCTTTAAGACCGCAACGCTCAGCAAACTTGCTGCTGAGGACTAATCGGGGAGCGCGGAAATCCTCACTTGAAAACTGTTTACTAGCATCTGTTTCTTTAATATCTCTTTCCCTCAACATCCCCTGAGGGGAGATTTGCGATTGTTTAGGAGAGGTCTCTTTCTTTATGATCATTTTCTCATCTTTCTCCATATTCAGAGACATTTTCTCAAATTTGATCTCTGTATACTTGT encodes:
- the znf469 gene encoding zinc finger protein 469 encodes the protein MAGEAQHSHAVKELDAESKLQDAGTSLEKHSDKTKKHSLAHFPSTGNEARPDGRGAKTDKLEKERDCTQQREAVIRPQKAGKIDFRSLQNRPKCSTDRPWPSGKSSPQSPSGKGRSRDKAKRSGKSERGNPQQLYRLSITNPRSNPTIGIAYPQQKVSPPKKLEASRGPVSGSYRFHVPSIPEREAELHQEDLSYNRCFQEASPNLTSPSYTSQTPTSTCGTSAHQHSAMTQQQQQQSAAMENISAQPNSQQLLADFQLSCSNAWPSPERIFNGANYGISSQKSTTLSEVNKAGVFASAPFQYGYQFLEDSSASPFSCEQNSQSQDFTDSSHVSAHVNHTSFSFAMGGELTSSNTQFCKDPQQEERTCYPTPLSSQYTPVPPGAASSLLCPRSQSEDSTSSDSSGSSTQHPEQGKNTLQKSTEDFGQANNGDLAIDAGGKSNGHPKDTGANQRALIQGSVHHSRSNSQGPSSQLHFANKTYQSSSHNNIHLGSGPFDKKINNKVHNRIPHSTYLSVEQQTIPFADMNEKFQFQDQRPNSSKNGIMPWQQLRQTSSQNKIELSRQLNNQKLAYMVSPSDWQDDCKSHKNAPTKTPNSFQNNKTNDVFSNQRPDAIKHGSSNAMPNYKAEANHAQVCEPKNKQSRNYSYPPLQVAPVGRMMVSPYESPLPSPLLSPVHNPTSSSTCSSLSPASTSPVNHSSEDGPMSKTGVPPTFYHQHQTKTQLPSDHLGNNSHHFHSEVPRNMPYGSDRGKDDMLSYLHNGVNPKNNMDGNKGFMDSFGLEHHQPPPPYSAHQLLATSLATANLDQLDVVLTCKQCDQNFNNLASFLGHKQYCSQHSFSHIDLKDISKMEDGRKFHADPSKVQTHGANTSIPRCPSDLHLSLLGLNKNGELMCDGETKGDHKEDQLKLSLFSGSGNLPVPLPELEMEDAKLDSLITEALNGLGYQSDNAEIDSSFIDAFADDDLTTIKTTSNKQSLKNKESIATDCKSKTIKEDRNSTESKYLYDSNDKHETDKYTEIKFEKMSLNMEKDEKMIIKKETSPKQSQISPQGMLRERDIKETDASKQFSSEDFRAPRLVLSSKFAERCGLKGFQDSSVSRASTQTQSQPSTATQTSPPTTKAIKENKRKRSSGGTWSKELIHKIVQQKNKLHKLHVKGTKNLQFSLVMDKVTPSVQNPAFGEYDYVSDADDECEPVKIATQGRLSQSSRCKYTYTKESKWRARGEREQAAWRHESKECFEVKKSEAVSLQPEKYGSHQKVRRRDSRSSTSSDLSTSVSVSSDNVSSPKSTDRTDSDCEKRTEMQTKEFPEQRGSSPHKSYDKTRTSAALSFTKSSKMENADQSGHSSVKDGSKILKSSHSSPDIADMSSLSSKANNALKNHEKCKNPLTISKSESHSREIGTFSYDMNTSQRTDETHKDGLTAQSCHAHIEQLQLDSPQSVTVNKEDLNHEKERGSEGIATCKINDSPGQEATQAKFTNTDFFDKHSEDICKEEDAVALGKDFAPKPPSLCSSFMDDVCLSPPESHDSLLQKDTSHLMPYPLDQDNGLMKSPLSFDTSSVFGDLTVAGFDNSLYSDIPLQKEGFSSIENTLDKKEAFDSSFSPFLEQREWSLMVDVSPVLPEEISQYKGDEVKSNENKSDFNHVPLSLPDKIMDYSANLNSCASEDELEIKRIVSELENQLQTTKIQSPALLPENTRKHLQMSKFSPLRLIDDSDNDGTGLDIHCPVQSLSVPVSSLSSEHFTDQVLPWSSPFQFDLIEVDQNTPTHNEPGPLEHFSEREDEVTDIGTSVHSTQNESALLQISEHTAEHTNCDKEKTLTETKEEILEEKRYTENLIKSLEVISDSIFKEESIISEKQEMNVSPRKGQLDPEIECQLSDAIDREDHSEGEVITETDNILMSPNIIEQKQAIEFILNESQSLSLSNTTEPIADGIRPIVLQSSEPLESNNNGANTDDVSLQKDITLDSNTMESAYGSGEMEGSDVVQGTCANSNALDNLNKLFKSNMDDDKHSAIDSQEEEEEAVKGITSDSDAHSPSADNAADAEKELSENIEDVKETSLLQRASEFHADSAHLYSTFAEQQGLGTSEHLQEDSNMQTTITKQEDFVGHVAHQNYSHTEMYSAVLAAESPLEVVTTEKLYSPILMETNAECQGRNSPEAPTTEGESSMLMMQPQFSDIQKGPDYCKVNPPQTKSDVQSNSIQEQVEELPTVEDSGAQLPQEDLVASLKSSPCSRNMDAEHIQCTSYPASPANLPIIPISPVPSLENVEMQENTCQSQSNCDSTTIEQEPLPNTPSSPFPSSKGETEHIDEAEDIDQPLTTAAEMEYTLISPPHLDLGINGCKTLSDETSSAEPLPPSTVADPPEASDDVTKRDDTLYDFRLSPLDYNCISNDPPQLKHYDYIPISPENDAEDKEMVQSPRKIGEPCELRIDPALMSIKNTPDEGTEEPSKTDSQAQLILPDEPQGSDDSQCLKYPCIALDFPPHNKCTDSSSDVNTTVEVDHNTVKSIDPVNVDVMSQAGSGDDSALCMQETATKYHREDTSDGLFALKPLIICEKVDALQKQLAIENKLQKTIVNHLQGDASPKMADERSNMQQGKALCDICSMCFRTVPGLKRHKAMKHSVKADKNIILDIPNHQRNILSSKPPSTTEKRLKDNSQRCFQNKIHGLSKSLHTEINDAVIPLNTSESDMIIEHKAPESAVTLAADEITNHKPSLSTKVKKMYKARKNKNSEVSDQTDSFSDELLKILKTDILQAITPEFQNHGIQELSESSEAQIKINNLLNKTITETQEFPNCVASNCGLDSLTKNPTKDANLSNEISKVKLNKTDTDGLECRSLNETVNGEESSKDIREDCGPPHKETTEESCELSVNVDVVEEKKKIQENKEVPEKKVAQEVLQTVLVKLECEKTRAPSEEADDPLSAPVKGFLDDDATFSQLFPRDEDTKRKKPPRVYSKKNKRQKLSPDTHTLQDCPPSQDQCADNQTDKTLNNSQRNHCEYETISIDDAIMLNMCHNSSLKGDPKTASEINQSVSDHEKIPDNHQKPVSNHLSPIEGSIDKSLVERSSLSDNASLPAEQKVSSDPIKSKEDVQTTQCSVKPPQAPHPPEPSVTDNVPNFHSIDIQNIKTTFQLPEIQFFESSKDITVGPPIAAPDPENKDTEKSKKPTERRGRKRQDGSLKVKEKEYKCKVCFTWFLTLGELNFHKLSHNPSPPPTCYMCVQRKFSSREQLRDHLREKHAKNKAGIWTCGMCLKEISDVWMYNEHLREHATQFARKGQTQGSMLGIPGTLMQETAVKNFITSIMQHRPSKANKESTKVQKAQEKPAVPDMPVGEGKTAAAERVEPKVQKSKNSNGTSEKPVEVVHKTDTPRNVEMHPNCKDPSRDCHHCGKQFPKPFKLQRHLVVHNLEKIFLCHKCPVSYQEAQELKDHLKTVHEEMEDFESKHTTLYTCELCADVMHVIKKSFICSTCNYTFSKKEQFDRHMEKHLLGGNKIFKFKGVLRPVKAATSKDNVTSDFPPGKKRKIMSECMQENSSDSGIASVGSLHLNPSSETPSSKSNVTVADDSTQTSTNVYRNDPQSTSVKTEDDVEEYPDPFGELDQCSFHNESSESESPQKEERYPSMLPALPVKEGCERPASELCDVKEEEDEVAGIPAEATSRRLASKENSDVGQERGREKPPSADSGTADAREKASESRCSVASSEDLPGSTRNPSVANNQTSEKSHIDQQRDDSQGKESYKPNGSNDGRQDNLSNSTEPQASSPTKDKASLMKTNEGCRTSTTRPSEPTQTIKGSSNGSDLIEDRESLRQQKKRKEMKSPCSSQRICSPATRENLDVDAKTKKKFRLNKSESPSSQKKPEGPSDYAVLSSVRDDVVSNKIISKSKTSNLGLQAKRGLLDNCLSKKAEIVAHVNGDCKAKKGTLGRCLQSPVSKGSSTPKNNSLNKPRPKIGVRSMESHSYRTAESQNHLLSQLFGQKLTSFKIPLRKDTSESMN